The following are encoded together in the Malaya genurostris strain Urasoe2022 chromosome 3, Malgen_1.1, whole genome shotgun sequence genome:
- the LOC131433713 gene encoding lysozyme-like — protein MHRFTVLVVVLTALTVLQGIQAKTFTECGLANLLKSKYGFSQTKTNNFVCLAKAESSLSTTATHKNSNGSTDYGLFQINNNYWCSTPGFKSAGNDCNIPCSDLLTDDITKAVKCANLIYSRQGYSAWYGWTAKCKSGVKDLSSC, from the exons ATGCATAGGTTCACCGTTTTGGTTGTCGTTCTTACGGCTTTGACAGTACTCCAAGGAATCCAGGCTAAGACCTTCACCGAGTGTGGGCTAGCCAATTTGCTTAAATCCAAATATGGTTTCAGTCAGACAAAAACAAATAACTTCGTCTGTCTGGCGAAAGCCGAGAGTTCCCTATCTACGACCGCCACCCATAAGAACTCGAACGGATCCACCGATTACGGACTGTTTCAAATCAACAACAACTACTGGTGCAGCACCCCCGGATTCAAATCGGCCGGAAATGATTGCAACATTCCATGTTCTG ACTTGCTAACCGACGACATCACTAAGGCAGTAAAATGTGCCAACTTAATCTACAGCCGACAGGGATACTCGGCCTGGTACGGATGGACAGCCAAATGCAAGAGCGGTGTCAAGGATCTCTCCTCGTGTTAA